In one Populus nigra chromosome 12, ddPopNigr1.1, whole genome shotgun sequence genomic region, the following are encoded:
- the LOC133670130 gene encoding F-box/LRR-repeat protein 3-like isoform X2: MSTQSTPILSVLTEDLLIRVNEKLVQDSDRKIWRLICKEFHRVDSITRKTLRVLHVEFLPTLLKNYTNLHTLDLSVCPCIADGTITLLLHRVDHSMWARNLKFLNLRRANGLKFAGLEMLVGACKGLESVDVSYCCGFGDREAAAISGCGGLKELRMDKCLGVSDVGLAKIVVGCGRLVRLSLKWCMEISDLGVELLCKKCLELKFLDVSYLKLEDLAMVGCPLVNDVGLQFLENGCPLLQKIDVSRCDCVSSYGLSALIRGHNGLLQIDAGYTISEFSANFVDCMQELKNLNTIIIDGARVSDTVFQTISNNCRSLIEIGLSKCTGVTNTGIMQLVSGCVNLKTINLTCCRSITDAAISAIADSCRNLLCLKLESCNMITEKSLEQLGSHCTLLEELDLTDCFGINDRGLEHLSRCSRLLCLKLGLCTNISDTGLFYIASNCSQLHELDLYRCMGIGDDGLAALSSGCKKLRKLNLSYCIEVRDKGMESLGYLEELSNLELRALDKITGVGLTALVTRCKRLAYLDLKRCKKVDDTGFWALAYYSRNLRQINLSYCSITDMALCMVMGNLTRLQDADLVHLRNVTVEGFDLALRACCVRIKKVKLVAALGFLLSSEVLGILHAGGCRIRWD; the protein is encoded by the exons ATGTCAACTCAATCAACACCAATACTTTCCGTCTTAACAGAAGATTTACTCATTCGGGTCAATGAGAAACTCGTCCAAGACTCAGATCGCAAGATATGGAGGCTCATTTGCAAAGAATTCCATCGAGTTGACTCCATCACACGCAAAACTCTACGCGTCCTTCATGTCGAGTTCTTACCGACTCTCCTCAAGAACTACACCAATCTCCACACGCTAGACCTATCAGTCTGTCCATGTATCGCGGATGGAACGATAACATTGTTACTACATCGTGTTGATCACTCGATGTGGGCAAGGAACTTGAAGTTTTTGAACTTGAGGAGGGCTAATGGGCTGAAGTTTGCGGGATTGGAAATGTTGGTGGGTGCCTGTAAGGGTTTGGAGAGTGTTGATGTGTCTTATTGTTGTGGGTTTGGTGATAGGGAGGCAGCAGCGATATCAGGTTGTGGAGGACTGAAGGAGTTGAGGATGGATAAGTGTTTAGGAGTTAGTGATGTTGGATTGGCTAAGATTGTTGTTGGGTGTGGGAGATTGGTGAGGTTGAGTTTGAAGTGGTGTATGGAGATAAGTGATCTTGGTGTTGAGCTTTTGTGCAAGAAGTGCTTGGAGTTGAAGTTTCTAGATGTTTCTTATCTCAAG CTAGAGGATTTGGCTATGGTGGGATGCCCTTTAGTGAATGATGTTGGATTGCAATTTCTTGAAAATGGATGCCCTTTACTACAG AAAATTGATGTTTCAAGGTGTGATTGTGTTAGTTCATACGGGTTAAGTGCCTTAATTAGAGGACATAATGGTCTTCTACAGATTGATGCAGGTTACACCATTTCA GAATTTTCTGCAAACTTTGTTGACTGCATGCAGGAATTGAAGAATCTGAACACCATCATTATTGACGGGGCTCGAGTTTCTGACACTGTTTTCCAGACAATCAGCAATAATTGCAGGTCTTTAATCGAAATTGGGTTGAGCAAATGCACAGGGGTCACCAATACGGGAATTATGCAGCTGGTATCTGGCTGTGTCAATTTGAAGACCATCAATTTAACATGTTGCCGTTCCATAACCGATGCTGCAATTTCTGCTATTGCAGACTCTTGCAGGAACCTTTTGTGCCTGAAGTTAGAGTCTTGTAATATGATCACTGAGAAGAGTCTTGAACAGCTTGGATCACATTGCACGCTACTTGAAGAGCTCGATCTCACTGACTGTTTTGGCATAAATGACAGAG GGCTTGAGCACCTTTCTAGATGTTCCAGACTTCTATGTTTGAAATTAGGACTTTGCACCAACATATCAGACACAGGTCTTTTTTATATTGCTTCCAATTGTTCACAGCTTCATGAACTTGATCTATACCG CTGTATGGGCATCGGAGATGATGGTTTAGCAGCTTTATCAAGTGGCTGCAAGAAGTTAAGGAAGCTGAACTTGTCATACTGCATTGAGGTCAGAGACAAAGGGATGGAGTCTCTTGGCTATCTGGAGGAACTCTCCAACCTGGAGCTGAGAGCGCTTGATAAAATTACGGGCGTAGGTTTGACAGCATTGGTGACCAGGTGTAAGAGACTGGCATATTTGGACCTAAAACGTTGCAAGAAAGTTGATGATACTGGGTTTTGGGCACTTGCCTATTACTCACGGAACTTGCGACAG ATAAATTTGAGCTACTGTTCCATCACAGACATGGCATTATGCATGGTGATGGGAAATTTGACACGCCTGCAAGACGCAGATCTGGTGCACCTCAGGAATGTCACTGTGGAGGGGTTCGACCTTGCACTTAGAGCCTGCTGTGTCCGAATCAAGAAGGTCAAGCTAGTTGCTGCTCTTGGTTTCTTACTCTCCTCTGAAGTACTGGGGATTTTGCACGCCGGAGGTTGCAGAATTAGATGGGATTAG
- the LOC133670130 gene encoding F-box/LRR-repeat protein 3-like isoform X1, producing MSTQSTPILSVLTEDLLIRVNEKLVQDSDRKIWRLICKEFHRVDSITRKTLRVLHVEFLPTLLKNYTNLHTLDLSVCPCIADGTITLLLHRVDHSMWARNLKFLNLRRANGLKFAGLEMLVGACKGLESVDVSYCCGFGDREAAAISGCGGLKELRMDKCLGVSDVGLAKIVVGCGRLVRLSLKWCMEISDLGVELLCKKCLELKFLDVSYLKVTSDSLRSIAALPKLEDLAMVGCPLVNDVGLQFLENGCPLLQKIDVSRCDCVSSYGLSALIRGHNGLLQIDAGYTISEFSANFVDCMQELKNLNTIIIDGARVSDTVFQTISNNCRSLIEIGLSKCTGVTNTGIMQLVSGCVNLKTINLTCCRSITDAAISAIADSCRNLLCLKLESCNMITEKSLEQLGSHCTLLEELDLTDCFGINDRGLEHLSRCSRLLCLKLGLCTNISDTGLFYIASNCSQLHELDLYRCMGIGDDGLAALSSGCKKLRKLNLSYCIEVRDKGMESLGYLEELSNLELRALDKITGVGLTALVTRCKRLAYLDLKRCKKVDDTGFWALAYYSRNLRQINLSYCSITDMALCMVMGNLTRLQDADLVHLRNVTVEGFDLALRACCVRIKKVKLVAALGFLLSSEVLGILHAGGCRIRWD from the exons ATGTCAACTCAATCAACACCAATACTTTCCGTCTTAACAGAAGATTTACTCATTCGGGTCAATGAGAAACTCGTCCAAGACTCAGATCGCAAGATATGGAGGCTCATTTGCAAAGAATTCCATCGAGTTGACTCCATCACACGCAAAACTCTACGCGTCCTTCATGTCGAGTTCTTACCGACTCTCCTCAAGAACTACACCAATCTCCACACGCTAGACCTATCAGTCTGTCCATGTATCGCGGATGGAACGATAACATTGTTACTACATCGTGTTGATCACTCGATGTGGGCAAGGAACTTGAAGTTTTTGAACTTGAGGAGGGCTAATGGGCTGAAGTTTGCGGGATTGGAAATGTTGGTGGGTGCCTGTAAGGGTTTGGAGAGTGTTGATGTGTCTTATTGTTGTGGGTTTGGTGATAGGGAGGCAGCAGCGATATCAGGTTGTGGAGGACTGAAGGAGTTGAGGATGGATAAGTGTTTAGGAGTTAGTGATGTTGGATTGGCTAAGATTGTTGTTGGGTGTGGGAGATTGGTGAGGTTGAGTTTGAAGTGGTGTATGGAGATAAGTGATCTTGGTGTTGAGCTTTTGTGCAAGAAGTGCTTGGAGTTGAAGTTTCTAGATGTTTCTTATCTCAAG GTGACAAGCGACTCACTTCGTTCTATTGCTGCCTTGCCAAAGCTAGAGGATTTGGCTATGGTGGGATGCCCTTTAGTGAATGATGTTGGATTGCAATTTCTTGAAAATGGATGCCCTTTACTACAG AAAATTGATGTTTCAAGGTGTGATTGTGTTAGTTCATACGGGTTAAGTGCCTTAATTAGAGGACATAATGGTCTTCTACAGATTGATGCAGGTTACACCATTTCA GAATTTTCTGCAAACTTTGTTGACTGCATGCAGGAATTGAAGAATCTGAACACCATCATTATTGACGGGGCTCGAGTTTCTGACACTGTTTTCCAGACAATCAGCAATAATTGCAGGTCTTTAATCGAAATTGGGTTGAGCAAATGCACAGGGGTCACCAATACGGGAATTATGCAGCTGGTATCTGGCTGTGTCAATTTGAAGACCATCAATTTAACATGTTGCCGTTCCATAACCGATGCTGCAATTTCTGCTATTGCAGACTCTTGCAGGAACCTTTTGTGCCTGAAGTTAGAGTCTTGTAATATGATCACTGAGAAGAGTCTTGAACAGCTTGGATCACATTGCACGCTACTTGAAGAGCTCGATCTCACTGACTGTTTTGGCATAAATGACAGAG GGCTTGAGCACCTTTCTAGATGTTCCAGACTTCTATGTTTGAAATTAGGACTTTGCACCAACATATCAGACACAGGTCTTTTTTATATTGCTTCCAATTGTTCACAGCTTCATGAACTTGATCTATACCG CTGTATGGGCATCGGAGATGATGGTTTAGCAGCTTTATCAAGTGGCTGCAAGAAGTTAAGGAAGCTGAACTTGTCATACTGCATTGAGGTCAGAGACAAAGGGATGGAGTCTCTTGGCTATCTGGAGGAACTCTCCAACCTGGAGCTGAGAGCGCTTGATAAAATTACGGGCGTAGGTTTGACAGCATTGGTGACCAGGTGTAAGAGACTGGCATATTTGGACCTAAAACGTTGCAAGAAAGTTGATGATACTGGGTTTTGGGCACTTGCCTATTACTCACGGAACTTGCGACAG ATAAATTTGAGCTACTGTTCCATCACAGACATGGCATTATGCATGGTGATGGGAAATTTGACACGCCTGCAAGACGCAGATCTGGTGCACCTCAGGAATGTCACTGTGGAGGGGTTCGACCTTGCACTTAGAGCCTGCTGTGTCCGAATCAAGAAGGTCAAGCTAGTTGCTGCTCTTGGTTTCTTACTCTCCTCTGAAGTACTGGGGATTTTGCACGCCGGAGGTTGCAGAATTAGATGGGATTAG